A segment of the Polyodon spathula isolate WHYD16114869_AA chromosome 14, ASM1765450v1, whole genome shotgun sequence genome:
ACTATCCTTAAATTGTGTTTCGAACCCTGCTAAAATTCAGTGAAAAATACCCAGCAATACAGAAGTGATGGGAGAGTTTAGACTCGAGACCaagttattattgtatttaatctgactcttttatttttatgaatgatAGAAAGATGTTGATATAAAAAAGGGGATGGTACAGTgggtatgcattataaaatatatattcggTATCTTTTGaatcataacatttttttttttttttagctttgctttAAATCACAAGGCTGTCTGTGGCACCAGTAAAGGAGCTGCATGTTCGGGTACTGAAGACACCTCTTTGGGTGGCAATGCCACCTCCACCATGCCAGCACCAGTTCGTGGGACACTTGCGTTCATTATGTGCCGTTGTAAGTGTTTGATCCAATCCTCCTGGACAGACAGCGGACCTTGGAAGACTAGGTCACAGAACCTaaacaacatttataaacagATCATTATGATATGTAACATGTGTTAACTCGGAacacaccaaaataaatataaaagaatacCCAGGTTGTAAAACTAACTAGAGTTACAGAGGTTAtacaaaacaaccccccccccccaaaaaaaaaaaaaaaaaaaaaaaaaaaaatagtgcactTTCAAAAGTTAAAGCCCTTTATGGGCCAATTTTTCTGAAGAACTTGTATATTTTCACCCCAACCGAGAAGCAGAAATTATCAAGAAATGTTCACTCCAAAACAATTTACACCTTGCAGACTGGGCATGTGAAATCCAGTGCCACCCTGCCTGGAAACATgggcccctccccccccccccagcaggtGTTTCTAATAGTCTGACCAGTCCCTGTTGAACAGCTTTAATCCGCCTGATCTCCCTTggtgctcaaactgaagactggGCCCTACTGTTCCCTCCTACAGTGCACATTCGTACAGTATATTTCCGGCTGCAGGCCCAAACCTTTGGGTTTCCAGCAACATCCTGTAATGCACTTCTACAATTCCATGAAACACTTGTGAAGGATCTGTAAGGCGTCTTTACCAAATGTCCTGAGGTCTGACTAAATCTCTACAGGCCTGAGGCCTTACCAgtgaattatgtatttattttacttctacTTTTACTAGCAGTATCTACACCTTCTTCATTATAAAACTAAACATTCAGAAATAACTcagaaataaaaactattataCCTGCAAGTTAGTCTGTATGTTTCATCAGCTGTGTGAGGTAATGGATACATCTTTTTCTTTGTTCCAGGCCTCGATCTGGGCTTCCTCTGTTTGCAGTCATAAGCTAAACCCAcccacccaaaaaaaaccccccaaaaaaacaaacaataaaacaatttttcaAGTTATAGTTATAATCTTCTAGATCGAAAGTGTTGTCACTTCCATTTTCATCCATGTTCTTATATTACTTTACCACATGGTAGTTTATGCAAAAgggactgatttaaaaataaaattctaccACTAACAGGGCACCGATTCAACAATACTGCACACACTTATAAAGTTCAACTGACTTTTGTAATCAGATGGTGACCTTCTACAGTTTATGAAATCACATGTtacttgaaaatgtaatttagttaTGCATGAATTAAGAAAAGCAACCAGAACCTGAAACCAATGTGGTTTATGCATCGTTTCATATTCTGGGTGTGCCTGACACAGCAGCaacatttagaaagaaataaatgttGCAATTTGAAGGGTTGCTTAATGTTCAGTGTCCAGCTGGGATCATCATGAAATAAGCTGGTCTTTCAATACAGGTTTACTTGATAAGATTGAATTATAAAAGTCTTACTTGTTCCATCCAGAAGTGCGGCTCTTTTCCTCCGTGCATAAGCTCGCACGTGGTTTGACAGACTAACTGCACTAGGAAACGTTGTGTTGCAATGCACACAGATTTTCTTATTAAGTTCAcctttttctgtgaaaaaaaacccaaacacaaaacaaaaaaaaaattaaggcaaAACTTATGTATTTAATGCTTTGCAGGAAGTGCTTTCAAAAAGCTCATGCAAATCATTTTAActtaaatctgtatttattttttattttaatatggcaCTTAAGGGGTTCGACTGattccttaaaaagaaaaaaaaacagtttatgctgtaaaaataaaaaggtgttttagCAACATTAACCAATGACAATGACATATATCAAAGACTGTTAGAAAACAACAACTTCCTTTAGTTTCACACCATAGGAAGACAGACATCTGTCTGGAAATGATAGTATTGTTTTTTAACTAATTGTTTTAGACTTTGTTAAAGCCAATTTCCCTTACAGGCCAAgtagttttaaatgttaaatcctCCAAGAATCAGGAAGTACTGATTCCAAACAACTGTTGAAATGGTTTGTGATCCAAACGGACATTAAATACATCCCACAGGATGAGGACATGTCGGTAACATACTTGTCTGCAAAGTTTTCTCAAACTTTGAAGCGATTCAAAGGATATTGCCTTCAATAGCTCAATCAGGTGTCGGAACATAATTGGAAGATGTTTTCATTGCCATACGTCAAACATCATGCAATTACGTTCCCCTTTTTTTTGACAAGCATTAAAAAGAGGTAAGTAAGCATACAGATATATCACATAATCTGCATAATTTGAATTTCAAAAGTTAGATGAACGTTACAATAATTACATTGTGACTGCCCActctcatattttatttaactttatttgtttaaacccACGAGACATTCAAGGTGGGGGTACCCAAGAGACAACAGTAACAGGacctttgaaattaaaaaaaaaacgctttttaAAAAACGAATTCTTTTTAAACTCTTCCAATCCTTTCCAAGAATGAAGCAGAGCACTTTTAACATTACCTAAATGATGAAGGATGTAGAggtgttaaaatatacaaaacagctgcaaaacaaaacactttatttaGGGCTTTTGTACATTCATTACATTTAATGTGCAGAGTAATGCAGATTAGTTTGTTCTGTTCTGCTTTTCGTGTCTTTGTGTTAAAGAAAAGAACATCACTTTAACATCTGAGACATAGGGAGAATCATTACCGGGTACTTGAGATATAACATGTCTAGCTTGTATCCTATGTGTTTCGCGAACAATTTTTCTCAAATTCAGTACAGTGAAGAACAATAGTgcttaatttagaaatactaaaatatatttaaaaaaatgcaatcaaatgCCTtacaaggaaacaaacaaaaaccaccaacaaccccccccaaaaaaagggtCTGTAGGGAATTCCGAGACtataattaagaaaatattatgAGGCCAGATTTACTGAGTTTGCTCTTTTGCTCTCGCTCCAGATACATTCCATGAACACGGTATGTTTGGTACACTGAGCAAGACTTCTGTCATGACAAAACAGCCCTATTTCAGAAGTTATGCCTCAGCCCTCAAATGAACATCCTGAGACTTACTTGTGCTTTCAGGTTTTTTTACAGAAGTTTAGTAAGTCTGACCTGTAAATGCTCTAAAAAGCCTTACCTGGTTGCCAGTTTAGATCCACCTTCAGTGGATGATGATGGGCTACAACATTCTCTTTGGAAGGAGACCCAGAGAGTCGCTTTCTCGCTGTGTGGGAGAGGTTCTGGTTCATGTCCCTTTCCTCTTCCATTTTCTTCTTCAGAAGCTCAATTAGTGAACTTGAAGGAGAGCTTTTGACTTGTTTTGCCTCATTCGGTTTGTTTTCCAGACTCTGCTCTTCATGCTGAGATGCAGATATACCCCATGGTTTTGTTTCCTGATTGGCGTGCTGAATTTTAACTGGTATTCCAGTGGGTGACAGGAACAGGCCGTCACTGGTGGCAAACTTTTGAGAAACGTATGGTCTcgataaaaactgttttttgttcagAATCTTGactatgtttttatattcttcttTGTCTTGCATAATCTCATTTAGAATACATACAGGGGATTTACTCGCACTTTGTTTTGGATGACCGATCCTTCTTAAATGACCTCGGATATGATTGGACAGTCCAGTCTTTGTGTCAAACCATCCTCCACATAAAGGACATGTGTGTTCAGTTTGTGACTCAGACTTCTCCgctatcaaaacaaaacaacattaactCTCTTGAACCCATTCaggcccccccaaaaaaactagaAATAAGAAATAAGTTAATGCAGACAATTGGACAACATATGTCATATAGTACAGAAAAGGAATTAAGTACACATAAGCAACAACCATTTTTCATCTGCCTTATGGAcaattaaagttgttttttatttttatttttattttttatttaatttaatactaataataacgttgctagtgctaataagaggcagGATTTTGCATGGACATTAAAGCATGGCTTATCATGCCTTTAACCAAGATCCAATAATCCACTATACCCCACTTCATTTATTACCCCACTTTGATTTCACTGAAATACCccataaaacaatatacagtttaacccatgaatacaaatgaaaacaaaaacaaaaggaaaaaccaGAAAACTTACCTTTTTTAATTCGCCTTATAGTGCCTATCTTTCTTCGGATGCGTGGCTTTCTGTCTTGTGATGCTACCTGTTCAGGCGAAACAGCATGCCTTGCGTTATAGTTCAGACCCACTCTGTGAAGATGCCCTCGGACGTGATTGGACAAGCCAACACCAGACTCAAAAACAGCAGGGCAGTAAGGGCAGGATTTACTCTCAACAGATAACGGTGTCAAATCCAAATCTGAAAAGGAACCATTGTGCGGCACCAAACCAGATTCTTGAGTTTCTGAGCAAACTTCTGTTTCAATACATTCCTCCTTCACTTTAAACATGTGTATTGTTTCGCTATCGTTCTCATGGGCATTACTGACGGAGCGGTTATCCAAACTCCGATCTCCTTTCACTGGACTCCGCTGCCTACGGATAAAGTAGTTCCTAGCGTAAGGGTTTTGCTCATTTTCACTGCAGTCTAGAAAATTGGCTGTAGCTTCACTTGTATAGTCACTGAAGTCATACGTGTCTTCAAAGCTGTCTTCTGCTggatcatcataataataatcatcactcTCCTCCTTCACACGTaggtttaatttctgtaaaaccACAGCAGTTTTTTTCTGAAGAGCATCTGGATACTGATCATCAGAATTCAAAACATCTCCTCCTACATaacttctttcttttaaattcctGCTGACCAAGTCCTTATTTTCCCCTACGCTCTGATCAGAATCAAAACCGGGTAAGAAACTACTGGATTCTTCTTCATTTGAAACAAGCAGCTTAGCGTAGCTCGGCTTAGAATTTCGCTTTTTATGGTTTAATGGAAACAAGTTTGAATATTGTGGCTCTCTCTCACTGTAGTTTTCTTCTGCATCTCTGTAAAGACACCCTGTTGTCACATCACTTTCTCCAGCTTGCTGATGGACGAATAGCTTGTTTTGCTTGTCAGTCCCTTGTAAATAAGATGATTTAGAATTGCTTTGACTCAATTTAGCTGCCAATGAGTTGATTGCCCCTTTCCTTGCTTTCTGTCTATTTAAATTCTTTCTAAGGAGTCCTGAAAAACTACCAGACGAAGATGGCTTTTCGGGCACCTTTCTGAAAATGTGTGTCTCCAAACCGTACTTCGGACTCGTCTGCAGTCTGTAGGTACCTGCTTTCTTGAATTCACTTACAGATTTCTGCTGCTCAATGGCAGCTCTAGACGTTTCACAGTTTTGCTGCTGATGTACATACTCAACATGTTTTTTAAGGACATTTTCTCTTGATGTGTTGAAAGGGCATATTTTACAAGTGTACGTTGTTGATTTTTTAAGAGAACTGTGCAAATCGTACTTCGCAGTTACATTTTTCTCACCTTTGGTCTGCGGACTTTGTATAATTATGTACGTGGGCTTCACTGTAGCAGCATGGGCATCAACTTGGTGGCACTCCAGTTCATGTTCGGTTACTGCCATGAAGTTACACTCCTCACAGCAGTAGTACCTTTTATCTTTTTGATGTGTTTTAGCGTGCTGAACAAATGTTTTGGGGCAATTGGTTCCAAATACACACTGTGGGCACTGCAATCTTGCATTCCTGCCTTCATCCTGCAGTTCTTTTAGACCTTTGATTTCCTCCATCaacttctctctcctctcctgatGGATAACCATGTGTTTCAGTAGAGAGTTGCGATCACGAAAAGAGCGTCCACATTCTTTGCATATAAAGGGCCTTGGAACATCCACGTGCCGAAACTGGGTGCTCCCATCTAAATGGTACATCATGTGTCTGTGCAAGTGCTTCTTCTCCTTAAAGTTAACATTGCATTTTGTGCACGGGTAAAACGACGGTTCTTGTTCAGCACCTAAGACTGGTGATGGCGCAGTCTTTTTCTTTGAAAACTTGTTTCCCACAAAAGGAAACTTGTCAGTCTTAACAGTGTTATTTCCATCATGCCATTTCTTTGCTGGCGAGCTGAAAATAAACTGCTTGATCGCCTCCACTGTCTCACAGGGGAAGTTTGTTCGAGAATCCACGGATGTTTGCACTGCAGGCTTTTTTTTATAGGTGTGTACTTTGTTAATCGAAACATGGTTGGCAGAACTTGGCTCGTATTTGAAAACATCCACCACTTTCGATTTTTTGGATGGATAATGTACATCAGAATAGTCATTTTCAGAAAGGTCTTCCATCTCGATTATATCCATCTTGCGCTTTCGTCTCCTTTCACCTGTAGGTTGGGGGGCTACATCTACCTCCTCCAAATCTTGATCGTTACCATCCAACAGGAACTGCATAAACTCTTTCTGAGGATCCCAGTTGAGGTCATGGTCACTGTCAAATTCATCCGAGGAGCTTTCTGAAGAAACCACTGCATATTCCACTTTTCTGGTATTCCTTATTTTAATCTCTTCACTTTTCTTTGTTTCACTGATGGgtctttcctctgctttttccTCATCTCCACTTGTCTTTTCCACCTCAGACTCGGTGGCAGCTACACTAGGTAGTTGTATGTTGGCACCACTCAGAGTTTGAACAGGCACTATGTTGGGGACAAAAAACATCAAtggctgctgtgttgttttctgaGCTGCTTGCGGAGTAGGAACCTTAAGCTCATGAACTCTCTGTGAAACCTGAGGGCTTGAAACTTTAGCAGGCTGCTCTGAGGGTTGGGCAGCACTTAATGAAACACTGCCTTTCTTCAGGACACAAAGCTTATCCGAGGTGGAGTGTGAAACAGGTCCATTAACAACAGTTCCTTTAGGCAAGGTGAGGTCTTCAATAGAAACAGCAGGAACACCACTATGTACAAATAGAGATGGCTGGGCTCCATTTAAGGCTTTTTCATAACTGTCCCCAGACAGCTGTTCAGGCAGACTTGAAGTATTGTTCTTCCTTGATGATGCCTGACTCTTTAATGATGTTGGTTTTGCATTCGGACGGTCACTAACACAGTCATAATTGGTCTCCTCATTAGCACCTGCATTCTCCTTCAAATCAGCCATTCTTACAGTttgttctgaaaaacaaaatattacattaataaaaacaaataaatggatTGGACCATAGCATAATAAGTAAATGACACACATTCTGGTCAGTGGAATTGATGCTCTCTGCACCTGAATAATCCTAGTCGACTACACATGTTAATATATTCTCGAGCATAAACAATGGCCTTGTGTGCAGTATTTTGATTCCtgaaaataagatttacagatGGCAATCCCATTATTATTCAACACCAATTTTCCCATTTCCATGCATAACAAATCCCGCTGTTAGCTTTCAATACTCTAGCGGGGACTTTAATTATGAGAAGAGAATAAGGATTCCACACCTTTTGGGTTACAACCTTCCTCCTTCTCCCTTTAAAACTCTCAGCTGTTGCTAAAATTGACCAATTTCCATGGGAACAAAACAAACCTCCAATGAGATGGTATTCCATCTTATCACTCTAAAATGGTGCTAAAACAGTTCCCAGCATGAAGCGCTTGTGTTAAATACTCAGAACCTAAGAGGTGGGCACATACAAACAGGCGTTAAAAACCTCAAGCAAAAACATTAatgattataaaaaacaaatacagctttttaaaaataagatttaatATGGATGTCACTGACCTCTACTAGAATTACTCTGAAACCCTAGATATTAGTAAAAAGAAAGGCAGTTTCCAACTACGTTTaattttacacagaaaaaaaaaaaaaaaaaaaatatatatatatatgtgtgtgtgtgtgtgtgtgtgtgtgtgtgtgtgtacaaaaatGTAGTGAAACACTGAAAGAAATCACTTAAAATCTTTTAGCACTTAACAAAACCTAAAAACCACAGTAAAAACGAGGAGACGTAAAGTCTATTAATTTAACTCAAGCCTTAAAATGAAACGAGGTGGTTGAAatcaatgtttgtgtttaaaaatgtccaAGCTTGTTATAATCATACAGCTAGACAAATGTACGCTCAGTCGATTTGACATCCAATACTAGCTTTTCGCAACAGGAAGCAACGTTGCTAACGAAGTGGTAAATTCAGTGTTAATGAGTGGCTTCACTGTTACCACCTCAGAGGTAAAACCTTCCGTGCTCCATATCCTACCCATCTGTTCTGGTGCTAGGGGTTCAGAGAAAGAACAGACGCCTCGCATTTAAAGCAAACTTCATTGGTACCCTCTGAACAGCAGGGTGGCAAGCTATCGGAATATTATGTCTGCTCTCAAATTATAAAGCTCATTAACGGGCTTTCTGTTTCAAAAGCCTGTAC
Coding sequences within it:
- the LOC121326976 gene encoding zinc finger protein 644-like isoform X1, encoding MYILFTFFPKGKGEVSDENKKHFFCQWTEQTVRMADLKENAGANEETNYDCVSDRPNAKPTSLKSQASSRKNNTSSLPEQLSGDSYEKALNGAQPSLFVHSGVPAVSIEDLTLPKGTVVNGPVSHSTSDKLCVLKKGSVSLSAAQPSEQPAKVSSPQVSQRVHELKVPTPQAAQKTTQQPLMFFVPNIVPVQTLSGANIQLPSVAATESEVEKTSGDEEKAEERPISETKKSEEIKIRNTRKVEYAVVSSESSSDEFDSDHDLNWDPQKEFMQFLLDGNDQDLEEVDVAPQPTGERRRKRKMDIIEMEDLSENDYSDVHYPSKKSKVVDVFKYEPSSANHVSINKVHTYKKKPAVQTSVDSRTNFPCETVEAIKQFIFSSPAKKWHDGNNTVKTDKFPFVGNKFSKKKTAPSPVLGAEQEPSFYPCTKCNVNFKEKKHLHRHMMYHLDGSTQFRHVDVPRPFICKECGRSFRDRNSLLKHMVIHQERREKLMEEIKGLKELQDEGRNARLQCPQCVFGTNCPKTFVQHAKTHQKDKRYYCCEECNFMAVTEHELECHQVDAHAATVKPTYIIIQSPQTKGEKNVTAKYDLHSSLKKSTTYTCKICPFNTSRENVLKKHVEYVHQQQNCETSRAAIEQQKSVSEFKKAGTYRLQTSPKYGLETHIFRKVPEKPSSSGSFSGLLRKNLNRQKARKGAINSLAAKLSQSNSKSSYLQGTDKQNKLFVHQQAGESDVTTGCLYRDAEENYSEREPQYSNLFPLNHKKRNSKPSYAKLLVSNEEESSSFLPGFDSDQSVGENKDLVSRNLKERSYVGGDVLNSDDQYPDALQKKTAVVLQKLNLRVKEESDDYYYDDPAEDSFEDTYDFSDYTSEATANFLDCSENEQNPYARNYFIRRQRSPVKGDRSLDNRSVSNAHENDSETIHMFKVKEECIETEVCSETQESGLVPHNGSFSDLDLTPLSVESKSCPYCPAVFESGVGLSNHVRGHLHRVGLNYNARHAVSPEQVASQDRKPRIRRKIGTIRRIKKAEKSESQTEHTCPLCGGWFDTKTGLSNHIRGHLRRIGHPKQSASKSPVCILNEIMQDKEEYKNIVKILNKKQFLSRPYVSQKFATSDGLFLSPTGIPVKIQHANQETKPWGISASQHEEQSLENKPNEAKQVKSSPSSSLIELLKKKMEEERDMNQNLSHTARKRLSGSPSKENVVAHHHPLKVDLNWQPEKGELNKKICVHCNTTFPSAVSLSNHVRAYARRKRAALLDGTTYDCKQRKPRSRPGTKKKMYPLPHTADETYRLTCRFCDLVFQGPLSVQEDWIKHLQRHIMNASVPRTGAGMVEVALPPKEVSSVPEHAAPLLVPQTAL
- the LOC121326976 gene encoding zinc finger protein 644-like isoform X2, whose protein sequence is MYILFTFFPKGKEQTVRMADLKENAGANEETNYDCVSDRPNAKPTSLKSQASSRKNNTSSLPEQLSGDSYEKALNGAQPSLFVHSGVPAVSIEDLTLPKGTVVNGPVSHSTSDKLCVLKKGSVSLSAAQPSEQPAKVSSPQVSQRVHELKVPTPQAAQKTTQQPLMFFVPNIVPVQTLSGANIQLPSVAATESEVEKTSGDEEKAEERPISETKKSEEIKIRNTRKVEYAVVSSESSSDEFDSDHDLNWDPQKEFMQFLLDGNDQDLEEVDVAPQPTGERRRKRKMDIIEMEDLSENDYSDVHYPSKKSKVVDVFKYEPSSANHVSINKVHTYKKKPAVQTSVDSRTNFPCETVEAIKQFIFSSPAKKWHDGNNTVKTDKFPFVGNKFSKKKTAPSPVLGAEQEPSFYPCTKCNVNFKEKKHLHRHMMYHLDGSTQFRHVDVPRPFICKECGRSFRDRNSLLKHMVIHQERREKLMEEIKGLKELQDEGRNARLQCPQCVFGTNCPKTFVQHAKTHQKDKRYYCCEECNFMAVTEHELECHQVDAHAATVKPTYIIIQSPQTKGEKNVTAKYDLHSSLKKSTTYTCKICPFNTSRENVLKKHVEYVHQQQNCETSRAAIEQQKSVSEFKKAGTYRLQTSPKYGLETHIFRKVPEKPSSSGSFSGLLRKNLNRQKARKGAINSLAAKLSQSNSKSSYLQGTDKQNKLFVHQQAGESDVTTGCLYRDAEENYSEREPQYSNLFPLNHKKRNSKPSYAKLLVSNEEESSSFLPGFDSDQSVGENKDLVSRNLKERSYVGGDVLNSDDQYPDALQKKTAVVLQKLNLRVKEESDDYYYDDPAEDSFEDTYDFSDYTSEATANFLDCSENEQNPYARNYFIRRQRSPVKGDRSLDNRSVSNAHENDSETIHMFKVKEECIETEVCSETQESGLVPHNGSFSDLDLTPLSVESKSCPYCPAVFESGVGLSNHVRGHLHRVGLNYNARHAVSPEQVASQDRKPRIRRKIGTIRRIKKAEKSESQTEHTCPLCGGWFDTKTGLSNHIRGHLRRIGHPKQSASKSPVCILNEIMQDKEEYKNIVKILNKKQFLSRPYVSQKFATSDGLFLSPTGIPVKIQHANQETKPWGISASQHEEQSLENKPNEAKQVKSSPSSSLIELLKKKMEEERDMNQNLSHTARKRLSGSPSKENVVAHHHPLKVDLNWQPEKGELNKKICVHCNTTFPSAVSLSNHVRAYARRKRAALLDGTTYDCKQRKPRSRPGTKKKMYPLPHTADETYRLTCRFCDLVFQGPLSVQEDWIKHLQRHIMNASVPRTGAGMVEVALPPKEVSSVPEHAAPLLVPQTAL